The proteins below come from a single Acidimicrobiia bacterium genomic window:
- the paaB gene encoding 1,2-phenylacetyl-CoA epoxidase subunit PaaB has product MSYEVPLAEGETIEDISTGEHQVTGWQLWEVFMRPKRGLAYTHCGSVHAADAESAILNARDAYTRLGGTASLWVVPSSAIHASDDPSSMFDPADDKPYRHPTFYEIPDEVGQL; this is encoded by the coding sequence ATGAGCTACGAGGTACCGCTCGCCGAAGGCGAAACGATCGAGGACATCTCGACCGGCGAACACCAGGTGACCGGATGGCAGCTGTGGGAGGTGTTCATGCGCCCCAAGCGCGGCCTCGCGTACACCCACTGCGGGTCCGTCCACGCCGCCGATGCCGAATCGGCGATTCTCAATGCCCGCGATGCCTACACGCGCCTCGGCGGGACGGCGAGCCTGTGGGTGGTGCCGTCGAGCGCCATCCACGCATCCGATGACCCGTCGTCGATGTTTGATCCTGCCGACGACAAGCCCTACCGACATCCGACCTTCTACGAGATCCCGGACGAGGTCGGGCAGCTGTGA
- the paaC gene encoding 1,2-phenylacetyl-CoA epoxidase subunit PaaC, translating to MTVATDTALVGFLVRHADDNTVIGQRLAEYVSSAPELEEDLAVANSALDHIGVAMHLYEYAADLEGGDASVDGFAMLRDERDYTNLLIVEQPNTDFAHIVARSFLFGVYQKLLWEQLGGSSDNRLAGIAARALKEATYHVTHARSWVVRLGDGTATSHDRMQAGIDEMWRFTAEMFEPVDSDAALVDAGMIGDISAQRGRFDAAVEDALVEGTLDIPTDPYQVSGGRHGRHTEHLGHLLTEMQWLHRSHPGASW from the coding sequence GTGACCGTGGCGACCGACACGGCCCTCGTCGGGTTCCTCGTGAGGCACGCTGACGACAACACCGTCATCGGGCAACGCCTCGCCGAGTATGTCTCGTCCGCCCCGGAGCTCGAGGAGGATCTCGCCGTTGCCAACAGCGCCCTTGACCACATCGGCGTCGCGATGCACCTCTACGAGTATGCAGCGGACCTCGAAGGTGGGGACGCGTCGGTCGACGGATTCGCGATGCTGCGCGACGAGCGTGACTACACGAACCTGCTCATCGTCGAACAGCCGAACACCGACTTTGCGCACATCGTCGCGAGGAGCTTTCTCTTCGGCGTCTACCAGAAGCTCCTGTGGGAGCAACTGGGGGGATCATCCGACAACCGACTCGCAGGGATTGCGGCGCGGGCGCTGAAGGAGGCGACCTACCATGTCACGCACGCGCGGAGCTGGGTGGTGCGCCTCGGGGACGGGACGGCGACCAGCCACGACCGGATGCAGGCCGGCATCGACGAGATGTGGCGGTTCACCGCCGAGATGTTCGAACCGGTCGACAGTGACGCCGCCCTTGTCGATGCCGGAATGATCGGGGACATCAGCGCACAACGAGGGCGTTTCGACGCTGCGGTCGAAGATGCGTTGGTGGAGGGAACCCTCGACATCCCGACCGACCCCTATCAGGTGTCCGGAGGGCGGCACGGAAGGCACACGGAGCATCTCGGTCACCTCCTGACCGAGATGCAGTGGCTTCACCGGTCGCATCCGGGGGCGTCGTGGTGA
- the paaD gene encoding 1,2-phenylacetyl-CoA epoxidase subunit PaaD codes for MASPVASGGVVVTVVPTVSEVARILDEVVDPDIPVLTIADIGILREVSVGDDGAVVVGITPTYSGCPALAVIEEDIVGALHRSGIDDVRVEVRHFPAWTTEWLTDDAKRKLAGFGIAPPDSVLAVVPEVLCPQCSSGGTTKVSEFGSTACKSLWVCTSCGEPFDYFKAI; via the coding sequence GTGGCTTCACCGGTCGCATCCGGGGGCGTCGTGGTGACGGTGGTTCCCACCGTTTCAGAGGTCGCGCGCATCCTCGACGAGGTCGTCGATCCCGACATTCCAGTCCTCACGATTGCCGACATCGGCATTCTCAGGGAGGTTTCGGTCGGCGACGACGGTGCCGTTGTCGTGGGGATCACACCCACCTATTCGGGATGTCCTGCACTGGCGGTCATCGAGGAGGACATCGTTGGGGCACTCCACCGGTCTGGGATCGACGATGTGCGGGTCGAGGTCCGCCACTTCCCGGCGTGGACCACCGAATGGCTCACGGACGATGCCAAACGCAAACTCGCGGGATTCGGGATCGCCCCACCCGACTCGGTCCTCGCCGTGGTGCCCGAGGTGCTCTGCCCACAGTGCTCGTCGGGGGGGACCACGAAGGTTTCCGAGTTCGGTTCCACGGCCTGCAAGTCGTTGTGGGTCTGCACCTCGTGTGGGGAGCCCTTCGACTACTTCAAGGCGATCTGA
- a CDS encoding FAD-binding oxidoreductase: MTVTAVGAEFHPAVVAAIEPLTSDAVTVSLAIPDDLRTRFDHVPGQHLILRAVIDGEDVRRSYSICSTPGAATPSIGVKRLQGGVFSTYVHERLKVGDTVEVTPPTGDFVLVPNPANRNHYVAIAAGSGITPVLSMIRSVLAQEPMSMFTLVYGNRDGGSVMFLDELDALKGRHPDRFALVHVLSRESHEVELFEGRIDGAKFERLLATIIDAPAVAGWYLCGPRGMIDTVAGVLGHHGVAGNLIHDELFYAGEVTESTVADDDAEGSSVRFTLRGRTSTAIVATDGAPILDHVLAIRPDGPYSCRSGACASCRAKVIRGEVRMDRNWSLSGTEVEAGHILTCQAHPVTDVVELTYDL, from the coding sequence ATGACGGTCACCGCGGTCGGCGCTGAATTCCATCCCGCTGTGGTGGCAGCCATCGAGCCGCTGACCAGCGACGCGGTGACCGTGTCGTTGGCCATCCCTGACGATCTGAGGACCCGATTCGACCATGTGCCGGGCCAGCACCTCATTCTTCGAGCGGTGATCGACGGTGAGGATGTTCGCAGGAGCTACTCGATCTGTTCGACGCCGGGTGCGGCAACGCCAAGCATCGGTGTCAAGCGCCTCCAAGGGGGCGTCTTTTCGACCTATGTGCACGAGCGCCTCAAGGTGGGGGACACGGTCGAGGTGACGCCGCCCACGGGCGACTTCGTGCTCGTCCCGAACCCTGCGAACCGCAACCACTATGTCGCGATCGCTGCCGGGAGCGGCATCACACCGGTCCTGTCGATGATTCGCTCCGTGCTCGCGCAGGAGCCCATGTCGATGTTCACGCTCGTGTACGGGAACCGCGACGGCGGTTCGGTGATGTTCCTCGATGAGCTCGATGCGCTCAAAGGCAGGCATCCTGATCGTTTCGCGCTCGTGCATGTCCTGAGCCGCGAAAGCCACGAAGTCGAGCTGTTCGAGGGCCGCATCGACGGTGCGAAGTTTGAGCGACTTCTCGCGACGATCATCGATGCACCTGCCGTTGCCGGCTGGTACCTGTGTGGCCCCCGCGGCATGATCGACACCGTAGCGGGGGTTCTCGGCCACCATGGCGTTGCAGGGAACCTGATCCACGACGAGCTGTTCTATGCGGGGGAGGTCACCGAATCGACTGTCGCCGACGATGACGCAGAGGGGTCGTCGGTGAGGTTCACCCTCCGTGGGCGTACCTCGACGGCGATCGTTGCAACCGACGGCGCCCCGATCCTCGACCATGTGCTTGCGATCAGGCCGGACGGTCCGTACTCGTGCCGATCGGGCGCGTGTGCGTCGTGCCGTGCGAAGGTCATACGCGGGGAGGTGCGCATGGACCGCAACTGGAGCCTCTCAGGAACCGAGGTCGAAGCGGGACACATTCTGACCTGCCAGGCACATCCCGTCACCGATGTCGTCGAGCTGACCTACGACCTGTGA
- a CDS encoding TetR/AcrR family transcriptional regulator: MSRLTRDDIVVASGRRFATHGYHGTSMRDLGNDLGILGSSIYAHVGGKQELLVAVVERASELFRTSAAVAVEAGGGPAETLQLLISGHIDVLVDHADEAATFLSEADFLEQPARRRITRVRDTYEAVFRDTIAAGVESGVFRADADPTLSGIYVLSLLNAVQRWFRDNGRLGRADLAADMYRFVLKGLR; the protein is encoded by the coding sequence GTGAGCAGGCTCACCCGCGACGACATCGTGGTGGCGTCAGGCAGGCGTTTCGCCACCCACGGATACCACGGAACCTCGATGCGCGACCTCGGCAACGATCTCGGCATCCTCGGCTCGTCGATCTATGCCCATGTTGGGGGAAAGCAGGAGCTGTTGGTTGCCGTGGTCGAGCGCGCGTCGGAGCTGTTCCGCACCTCTGCGGCGGTCGCTGTCGAGGCCGGTGGCGGTCCTGCCGAGACGCTGCAACTGCTCATCTCGGGCCACATCGATGTGCTCGTGGACCACGCCGACGAAGCGGCAACCTTTCTCAGCGAGGCCGACTTCCTCGAACAACCCGCGCGGCGACGGATCACGAGGGTACGAGATACCTACGAGGCGGTGTTCAGGGACACGATCGCCGCCGGGGTCGAATCGGGGGTATTCCGCGCCGATGCGGATCCGACGCTTTCGGGGATCTATGTGCTGTCGTTGCTCAATGCGGTCCAGCGGTGGTTCCGTGACAACGGAAGGCTCGGCAGAGCAGACCTCGCCGCGGACATGTACCGGTTCGTGCTGAAAGGGCTCAGGTAG
- a CDS encoding DoxX family protein — protein sequence MEPFDIAALMLRSVLGVVMLAHGVKHARGRVKTSRWFGSIGFRSPQMQWLASTVTEIGVGVMLIVGFGTSLAVAGLIGIMTVAFVAVHRAAGFWITARPDEGYEYVLTLAVVAAALAMIGPGEVSLDHAWGVDVLLDGWYGLGAAAVGVTVALAQLAVFYRPGER from the coding sequence ATGGAGCCGTTCGACATTGCCGCGCTGATGCTGCGGTCGGTACTCGGTGTGGTCATGCTGGCCCACGGGGTGAAACATGCGCGGGGTCGGGTCAAGACCAGCCGCTGGTTCGGATCCATCGGATTCAGGTCACCACAGATGCAGTGGTTGGCGTCGACGGTCACCGAGATCGGTGTCGGTGTGATGCTGATCGTCGGTTTTGGCACATCGTTGGCGGTTGCGGGCCTGATCGGCATCATGACCGTGGCGTTTGTCGCGGTGCACCGCGCAGCGGGCTTCTGGATCACGGCACGCCCCGACGAGGGCTACGAGTATGTGCTGACGCTGGCGGTGGTGGCCGCGGCCTTGGCGATGATCGGTCCGGGGGAGGTATCGCTCGACCACGCGTGGGGTGTGGATGTGTTGTTGGACGGTTGGTATGGGCTTGGCGCCGCAGCGGTCGGTGTCACCGTGGCGCTTGCGCAGCTCGCGGTGTTCTATCGACCTGGCGAGCGATGA
- a CDS encoding 2-phosphosulfolactate phosphatase, which produces MMIHHLAGIEGASAATGTAVVVDTFRAFATAAFIQASGVERHYLTDTLDRARNLAGGIPGAVLCGEERGRRPDDFDLGNSPAEVLEADLADRVVIQRTSAGTRCVLAAIGATPEPVFAASLVVATATAKAVHAAPEISIVASGRNGTTPTDDDDLTAALLADLLGGTGDPAAVAQAVKAGASAARLRDAAWSHADDVELCTQVDRFAFAMRATPWAEGVARLRRVDPSTSDPERHASQAST; this is translated from the coding sequence ATGATGATCCACCACCTCGCAGGAATCGAAGGTGCCTCGGCCGCAACGGGCACCGCGGTCGTCGTCGACACCTTCCGGGCTTTTGCGACCGCTGCGTTCATCCAGGCATCCGGGGTCGAACGCCACTACCTCACCGACACGCTCGACCGTGCGAGGAACCTCGCCGGGGGCATCCCGGGGGCGGTGTTGTGTGGGGAGGAACGGGGCCGGCGTCCCGACGACTTCGACCTCGGCAACTCACCTGCGGAGGTGCTCGAGGCCGACCTTGCGGACCGCGTCGTGATCCAACGCACAAGTGCCGGCACCCGCTGCGTCCTCGCCGCCATCGGGGCAACTCCCGAGCCGGTGTTCGCTGCAAGCCTTGTCGTTGCGACAGCCACCGCGAAGGCGGTCCATGCGGCGCCGGAGATCTCGATTGTGGCGAGTGGTCGCAACGGGACGACGCCGACCGACGACGACGACCTGACCGCCGCTTTGCTCGCGGACCTGTTGGGCGGCACCGGCGACCCCGCCGCCGTGGCTCAAGCCGTCAAAGCGGGCGCCTCGGCAGCCCGCCTCCGGGATGCTGCGTGGTCCCATGCCGACGATGTGGAGCTGTGCACCCAGGTCGATCGCTTCGCCTTCGCAATGCGCGCCACACCGTGGGCGGAAGGTGTTGCCCGGCTGCGCCGCGTCGACCCGTCCACATCAGACCCAGAAAGGCATGCGTCGCAAGCAAGCACATGA
- a CDS encoding haloalkane dehalogenase has translation MDKQRATVNGKAMAYVEAGHGEPIVFLHGNPTSSHLWRNIIPHLSDGYRCIAPDLIGMGDSDKLDDAGPGSYRLVEHREYLDGLLEALDLGDRVTLVVHDWGSALGFDWANRHRDRVVGIAYMEALVMPVSWDDWPDAATSIFQAMRSDAGESIVIDKNIFVERILPASVLDPIAETDLAVYRAPYVDGGETRRPTLTWPREIPIDGEPADVVDIVEEYGAWLAASDLPKLFINADPGMILTGRPREFCRTWPNQSEVTVRGLHFIQEDSPVEIAAAIRRWRDDL, from the coding sequence ATGGACAAGCAGCGGGCGACCGTCAACGGGAAGGCGATGGCCTATGTCGAGGCCGGACATGGGGAACCGATCGTGTTCCTCCACGGCAACCCGACATCGTCGCATCTGTGGCGCAACATCATCCCACACCTGTCCGACGGCTACCGGTGCATTGCCCCTGACCTGATCGGGATGGGGGACTCCGACAAGCTCGACGACGCGGGGCCGGGGTCGTATCGCTTGGTTGAGCACCGCGAGTACCTCGATGGCCTTCTCGAGGCCCTCGATCTCGGGGATCGGGTGACCCTTGTGGTCCATGATTGGGGGTCCGCACTCGGATTCGACTGGGCCAACCGCCACCGGGACCGAGTTGTCGGTATCGCCTACATGGAGGCTCTCGTGATGCCGGTGTCGTGGGACGACTGGCCGGATGCTGCGACTTCGATCTTCCAGGCGATGCGATCCGACGCAGGTGAGTCCATCGTGATCGACAAGAACATCTTCGTCGAACGGATCCTCCCCGCCTCCGTGCTCGACCCGATCGCGGAGACCGACCTTGCGGTGTACCGCGCACCGTATGTCGACGGGGGAGAGACACGAAGGCCAACCCTGACATGGCCCCGCGAGATTCCGATCGATGGCGAACCTGCCGATGTCGTCGACATCGTCGAGGAGTACGGTGCATGGCTCGCTGCGAGCGACCTCCCGAAGCTGTTCATCAACGCCGATCCGGGGATGATCCTCACAGGGCGACCGCGGGAGTTCTGCCGGACCTGGCCGAACCAATCCGAGGTCACCGTGCGGGGGCTCCACTTCATCCAAGAGGACTCACCGGTCGAGATCGCGGCGGCGATCCGCCGATGGCGGGACGACCTGTAA
- a CDS encoding YIP1 family protein: protein MLRNALRAVLLDVDFYNRAEIDTRVTWQAGLIVIVASGFAAVGSAVALDDASVVATVAGGVLTGITGWILWSLASWLIGTRVFGGEATFGAMLRVIGFAFTPLAIGIVPWLGFPGAAWMLVAAVVAFREGLDISTAKAIATMAIGWGLWLGTTVLLNIVLDFNLDPSWPFPS from the coding sequence GTGCTACGCAACGCCCTTCGGGCCGTCCTGTTGGATGTCGACTTCTACAACCGCGCCGAGATCGACACCCGCGTCACCTGGCAGGCCGGTCTCATCGTCATCGTCGCCTCGGGCTTCGCCGCGGTCGGGTCGGCCGTTGCCCTCGACGATGCCAGTGTCGTTGCGACCGTTGCTGGGGGGGTTCTCACCGGGATCACTGGTTGGATTCTGTGGAGCCTCGCATCGTGGCTGATCGGGACGCGAGTCTTCGGAGGCGAGGCAACCTTTGGTGCGATGCTGCGCGTCATCGGGTTCGCCTTCACCCCGCTTGCGATCGGCATCGTTCCTTGGCTCGGGTTCCCGGGAGCTGCGTGGATGCTCGTCGCCGCGGTCGTCGCCTTCCGGGAGGGTCTCGACATCTCGACTGCGAAAGCCATCGCCACGATGGCGATCGGGTGGGGCCTGTGGCTCGGGACGACGGTTCTGCTCAACATCGTGCTCGACTTCAACCTGGATCCATCATGGCCCTTTCCGAGCTAG
- a CDS encoding NAD(P)/FAD-dependent oxidoreductase has product MSEYDAAVVGSGPNGLAAAIELARSGRSVLLVEAADEVGGGTRTAEITLPGFHHDVCSAIHPAAVASPYFDEIDLDVDWIQPPIPFAHPLDGGRAAGLRRSVAETAAGLGTDGKPYRRLMTPFVERIDESVSVAFGPVTIPPPHLRTFTRLGLIGGLPVSVLSRRFRTDSGRALLAGVAAHAIADFHVTATSAVALMLAAIGHTHGWPLARGGSRAIARALSERFVALGGAIELGRRVTDVDELSADLVLLDVMPPAALAMARHRLSPSVIRHLARWRPGPGVFKVDWALDGPIPWSDPISGGAGTVHLGGSYDEVRLAEHTVAQGRHPDRPFVLLAQPSLFDDRRAPAGKHTAWAYCHVPNGSGADMTGAIEQQVERFAPGFRDLVLARATRTTTEYQAYNPNLVGGDIGGGAYGLRKVLQIGRTGPYDLGGGIFLCSSATPPGAGVHGMCGYHAARAALG; this is encoded by the coding sequence ATGAGCGAGTATGACGCAGCCGTCGTGGGGTCGGGTCCCAATGGGCTCGCCGCGGCGATCGAACTTGCGCGTTCGGGCCGCTCGGTGTTGCTCGTCGAAGCGGCAGACGAAGTTGGCGGCGGAACCAGAACGGCCGAAATCACTTTGCCGGGGTTCCATCACGATGTTTGTTCGGCAATTCATCCCGCGGCCGTGGCTTCCCCCTACTTCGACGAGATCGACCTCGATGTGGACTGGATCCAGCCCCCGATCCCGTTTGCCCACCCACTCGACGGAGGCAGAGCCGCAGGCCTCCGTCGTTCCGTCGCCGAGACCGCAGCTGGACTCGGTACCGACGGGAAACCGTACCGCAGGCTCATGACCCCATTCGTCGAGCGCATCGATGAGTCGGTGAGCGTGGCCTTTGGGCCGGTGACGATCCCACCGCCACACCTGCGTACCTTTACCCGGCTCGGGTTGATCGGCGGCCTTCCGGTGTCGGTTCTCTCAAGGAGATTCCGTACCGACAGTGGGAGGGCGCTGCTGGCCGGAGTGGCCGCGCATGCCATCGCTGATTTCCATGTCACAGCAACATCTGCGGTTGCACTGATGCTGGCGGCGATCGGGCACACGCACGGTTGGCCGCTCGCGAGGGGAGGATCCAGGGCAATTGCGCGGGCGCTCTCGGAGCGGTTCGTCGCTCTTGGCGGGGCAATCGAGCTCGGGCGAAGGGTCACCGATGTGGATGAGCTGTCAGCCGACCTGGTGTTGCTCGATGTGATGCCCCCTGCGGCACTCGCGATGGCGCGGCATCGTCTGTCGCCGTCGGTGATCCGACATCTGGCTCGTTGGCGGCCAGGACCGGGTGTATTCAAGGTCGATTGGGCCCTCGATGGCCCAATACCCTGGTCGGATCCGATCAGTGGCGGTGCGGGGACGGTGCACCTTGGTGGGAGCTACGACGAGGTACGGCTGGCAGAGCACACCGTGGCGCAAGGCAGGCACCCCGATCGACCTTTCGTGCTGCTTGCGCAACCGTCGCTGTTCGACGACCGTCGGGCCCCCGCAGGCAAACATACCGCCTGGGCATACTGCCATGTGCCGAACGGTTCCGGAGCTGACATGACCGGGGCCATCGAGCAACAGGTCGAACGGTTTGCTCCCGGCTTTCGAGACCTCGTATTGGCCCGAGCGACTCGCACCACGACGGAGTATCAGGCGTACAACCCGAACCTCGTCGGTGGCGACATCGGAGGTGGTGCGTACGGGTTGCGGAAGGTGCTCCAGATCGGGAGAACCGGTCCGTACGATCTCGGTGGTGGCATCTTTCTCTGCTCGTCTGCCACGCCGCCGGGAGCTGGTGTCCACGGCATGTGTGGCTACCACGCCGCCCGCGCCGCTCTGGGGTGA
- a CDS encoding YbhN family protein has product MTDQHLLTGGDDAAEYGQSVPVRAHQPLWRRVLSVAITVAVLVVVFGFVLPKLADYDAVVGYLSDVSGIEWVVLGALALAFLAAYPVVLMQTMRSLRFPEALVNHLTGTAVTNAVPSGGAIALPLNYAMYMSWGFTPGIISAGMLGAGVWDWLARIALPVIAVFVVALTGNAVPWMWAVSIAGAVVVAAMVFGVARLLASDRAAEGMAGFTDRVGGWVFGVVRRDNPGIHDMVMRFRTDLKRIVDHRILRLSAATVANHAAMAALFTASIYAVGVSTDDITVAWVVLAFTLGRFLVMIPVSPGGLGLVDLGWIGILTLGWQATTGVPVDADRLAAGVLLFRALSFLPPIPIGMGTWLFWRSNRSWRQPWQVVRRGTSQDQPPG; this is encoded by the coding sequence ATGACCGATCAACACCTCCTCACGGGCGGAGACGACGCCGCAGAGTATGGCCAATCGGTGCCCGTGCGTGCCCACCAACCCTTGTGGCGAAGAGTCCTTTCGGTCGCGATCACGGTGGCAGTCCTCGTCGTTGTCTTCGGTTTCGTGCTCCCGAAACTCGCCGACTATGACGCCGTTGTCGGCTACCTGTCGGATGTCTCAGGGATCGAATGGGTTGTGCTCGGTGCCCTTGCGTTGGCCTTCCTCGCCGCGTACCCCGTCGTCCTGATGCAGACGATGCGCTCCCTTCGGTTCCCCGAGGCCTTGGTCAACCACCTCACCGGGACCGCAGTCACGAACGCTGTCCCGTCGGGAGGTGCCATCGCGCTTCCGCTCAACTACGCCATGTACATGTCGTGGGGATTCACGCCTGGCATCATCTCGGCGGGCATGCTCGGAGCCGGGGTGTGGGATTGGCTGGCGCGGATCGCGCTCCCGGTCATCGCGGTATTCGTCGTTGCGCTTACCGGCAACGCGGTTCCGTGGATGTGGGCGGTATCGATCGCGGGGGCAGTCGTCGTCGCTGCCATGGTCTTCGGTGTTGCACGACTGCTCGCGTCGGACCGCGCGGCTGAAGGCATGGCCGGTTTCACCGATCGAGTTGGTGGCTGGGTTTTCGGCGTCGTTCGCCGTGACAATCCGGGGATTCACGACATGGTGATGCGTTTCCGCACCGATCTCAAGCGCATCGTCGATCACCGGATCCTGCGCCTGTCCGCAGCAACCGTCGCGAACCACGCCGCGATGGCGGCGCTGTTCACTGCCTCCATCTACGCCGTCGGCGTGTCAACCGATGACATCACCGTGGCGTGGGTCGTTCTCGCATTCACGCTCGGCCGCTTCCTGGTCATGATCCCCGTCAGTCCCGGTGGTCTCGGCCTTGTCGATCTCGGATGGATCGGCATCCTCACTCTCGGGTGGCAGGCCACCACCGGTGTTCCCGTCGACGCCGACCGCCTCGCTGCCGGAGTGCTGCTGTTCCGTGCGCTCAGCTTCCTCCCACCCATTCCCATCGGGATGGGCACATGGCTGTTCTGGCGATCAAACCGGAGCTGGCGCCAGCCATGGCAGGTCGTCCGCCGGGGCACAAGCCAGGATCAGCCTCCCGGCTGA
- a CDS encoding SDR family oxidoreductase codes for MTWDIRDRTVLVTGGNSGLGKATAEALARHGSRVVITARDEAKGADAAAEIGHSTGSGVSVMRLDLADLASVKAFSDEFTTNHGDLAVLVNNAGGVFGSRSETVDGFETTFGTNHLGPFLLTSLLTDLLVASAPARVINVASIAHTNATDGIRFDDLMFEEGRYRQMKAYGHSKLANILHAKELNRRLSGRGVTAYSVHPGLVQTDLGRGESLLITMAIMFGRRRLVSPEQGASTAVWLATDPKVTDNAGGYFADRAPSRSTRHATDPDQARWLWEVSESLVERDPPGQDCRR; via the coding sequence ATGACATGGGACATCCGCGACCGCACGGTGCTGGTGACGGGCGGCAACAGCGGATTGGGGAAGGCAACCGCCGAGGCCCTCGCCCGCCACGGTTCCCGTGTGGTGATCACGGCACGAGACGAAGCGAAGGGCGCCGATGCCGCTGCCGAGATCGGCCACTCGACCGGATCGGGCGTGTCGGTCATGCGGCTCGACCTCGCCGACCTGGCGTCCGTGAAGGCTTTCTCCGACGAGTTCACCACCAACCACGGCGACCTCGCGGTCCTGGTCAACAATGCCGGAGGGGTCTTCGGATCCCGATCCGAGACCGTCGACGGCTTCGAGACGACCTTCGGCACCAACCACCTCGGGCCGTTCCTGTTGACCTCCCTCCTGACCGACCTGCTGGTCGCGTCGGCCCCCGCACGGGTGATCAATGTCGCCTCCATCGCCCACACCAACGCAACCGACGGCATCCGCTTCGACGACCTGATGTTCGAAGAGGGTCGCTACCGGCAGATGAAGGCGTACGGCCACTCCAAACTCGCCAACATCCTCCACGCAAAGGAGCTGAACCGACGCCTCTCAGGGCGAGGGGTGACGGCGTACTCCGTGCACCCCGGACTGGTGCAGACCGACCTCGGCCGTGGGGAGAGCCTGCTCATCACGATGGCGATCATGTTCGGCCGGAGACGGCTCGTGTCACCGGAACAGGGCGCCTCGACCGCGGTGTGGCTTGCAACGGATCCGAAGGTGACCGACAACGCAGGCGGCTACTTCGCCGATAGGGCGCCCTCGAGGTCGACCCGCCACGCCACCGACCCTGACCAGGCTCGCTGGCTGTGGGAGGTCTCCGAGTCGCTCGTCGAGCGCGACCCGCCTGGGCAGGACTGCCGCCGATGA
- a CDS encoding response regulator transcription factor encodes MDSKEASILVVEDDPSVRDALERALGFEGYTVHTAPDGGVALSMVRNGGHDLVVLDVMMPHVDGIETCRRIRASGDDVPILMLTARTAVGDRVDGLDAGADDYVTKPFSLDELLARIRALLRRSAGDVSKVLRFDDLVIDVGARSVSRSGDAVRLTKTEFDLLELLARSPGIVLDRDTIYEEIWGIDFITSSNSLDVYIGYLRRKTEQGGRSRLIHTVRGVGYVLRADP; translated from the coding sequence ATGGATTCCAAGGAAGCATCGATCCTCGTCGTTGAGGACGACCCGTCGGTCAGGGACGCCCTTGAGCGTGCCCTCGGCTTCGAGGGATATACGGTGCACACCGCTCCCGACGGCGGTGTCGCCCTTTCGATGGTCCGCAACGGCGGTCACGACCTTGTCGTTCTCGATGTCATGATGCCCCATGTGGACGGGATCGAGACCTGCCGCAGGATCCGTGCCAGCGGCGACGATGTCCCGATCCTGATGTTGACCGCTCGCACCGCGGTCGGCGACCGCGTCGACGGGTTGGATGCCGGTGCGGACGACTATGTGACGAAACCGTTCTCGCTCGACGAGCTCCTCGCACGGATCCGCGCCTTGCTGCGTCGGTCGGCCGGTGATGTCTCGAAGGTCCTCCGATTCGATGATCTCGTCATCGATGTCGGTGCTCGTTCGGTCAGTCGGTCGGGGGATGCCGTGAGGCTCACCAAGACGGAATTCGACCTTCTTGAGCTGCTCGCGAGGTCACCGGGCATCGTCCTCGACCGCGACACGATCTACGAAGAGATCTGGGGTATCGACTTCATCACCTCGTCGAACTCCCTCGATGTGTACATCGGGTATCTCCGCCGCAAGACCGAACAAGGCGGTCGGTCCCGCCTGATCCACACGGTGCGGGGCGTCGGGTATGTGCTGCGCGCCGACCCATGA